AGGATTTACAGAACGTATTGGATATGCTGGAAGAGAAATTACTGAAAAAGGATTAAAAGAGCTTGATAAAGGCCTTATTTATGATCAGGTAGATTTTTCTTTTTCCAAATTTGAGGGCATGATATATCAAACCTCTCTGAATCCAGATAACCTTAAAGGAACCGTGATTGTAAACACCTCCAGCATTATTTACGATGATAAAGTGGTTGATATAATCAAAGAAGTTTTCAGCAAAGGTATTGCAGTAAGTCCCTATGTTAAAATTTCTGATATGAATACTAATAAGGGCTCTAATGAAAAAGAAGTCAGACTGGACACCATTTGCGGAACCACAATCGACGGAATGCTCCTTAATGAAGGAATTCCTGTGATTCCACAGTATGGAGGTCTCGTAAAGGTAGAAGATTATGTTCCAATGAGGTTTACAGAACTTATTGCATATAAAAAGACATCAATGACTCCTCTTGATGCTTTTACAGCAAAAGAAATGACATCTGTCTTATCTGTGGCAAGAAAAGGGAATGGTATGATTCCTGCAAATTTCAGGATAATTCCCGCATCTGCAAGAGACCGTGCAGTAGAATTATTTAAGAAACTTGAAAAAATAGGTATATATGGGCTTTTAAAGATTGGAAAAAGCGGAGAATCTGTTTTAGGAGTTCCTGTTGTAGATGATATGGCGGGAATTGCTATAACCGGAGGAATATCTCCACTTTGTGCCGCAAAAGAGGCAGGTTGTTCTGTAAACATCAAATTAGCAGAGAATATAATGGAATTTAGAGAACTGGAAAAAATGACCCCTGTAGAAACTGTTTTAAAAACTACAGGTCCTGAAACAGCTGAAAAGGTTAAATTTTTACTTTCCAAGGCATGGAATCTGATATACAATGTTGATTATGATATTGAGTCCGGCAAAGGTAAGGTTATTGTAAACCTGTCTTATGTGAATAATCAGGATATTGATGATGCTGTTGAAATAATAAACAAAATATATGACTCTAAGCCAGAGTAC
This genomic window from Methanobacterium sp. contains:
- a CDS encoding DUF128 domain-containing protein, producing the protein MPDETDRKMIEILRILADHDKVLGAKTIAEELKRKGYNLGERAVRYHMRILDEKGFTERIGYAGREITEKGLKELDKGLIYDQVDFSFSKFEGMIYQTSLNPDNLKGTVIVNTSSIIYDDKVVDIIKEVFSKGIAVSPYVKISDMNTNKGSNEKEVRLDTICGTTIDGMLLNEGIPVIPQYGGLVKVEDYVPMRFTELIAYKKTSMTPLDAFTAKEMTSVLSVARKGNGMIPANFRIIPASARDRAVELFKKLEKIGIYGLLKIGKSGESVLGVPVVDDMAGIAITGGISPLCAAKEAGCSVNIKLAENIMEFRELEKMTPVETVLKTTGPETAEKVKFLLSKAWNLIYNVDYDIESGKGKVIVNLSYVNNQDIDDAVEIINKIYDSKPEYCTTKYFKLIPHPYEDKTGIATVCSLTVDGILIKNNILTTPKYGGILETEDKNPRFTELTAYSGSSLDPHEIYISKGMTSVLDAITGSGRILASLREIPYLARPDAVDIIEKLKETGFSILDIGKPSELLYNAKVERYHAGIVTPGGLNPIAALNESGIQVHAKAVETMMDISKMEEF